CTTTTCTAGCCATATGATTTCTCATGAACTTGTTTGCCGAAGAATATTTTGTTCATTGTTGTTAAATTCTAAGTGCTCTTAGAATTTGGAATGCAGTAATTGCAACTGCATATCTCAACATACAGGTACACAAGGCCAAGTCTGACAAGGTTTAGTGTTGAACATGTGTCCACATTTAAAAACTGTTATGAGTTATCTCATGCATTTGGTCATGAAAAGAGCAGGGATTCAGGAGATATTCTCCTCTTCGCCAACCTACTACGCAGCAAGTGATGATCGACACAATATCCAAGGGTCCTACTACTGTATTCATCATTGGCGCCCTCACAAACTTGGCAATTTTTCTTATGGGTAATCCCCAGTTGAAGAAAAATATTGAGCACATTTATGTCATGGGTGGTGGTGTGAGGTCCAAAAGTCCAATTGGTTGTTGCCCTAAGGATGGCAACACTTCTTGCACGCCAGCTATCCAGTGCGGTGTCCCTGGTAACATATTTTCTGGCTACAGTAGCAATCCCTATGCTGAGTTTAATATCTTTGCAGATCCTTTTGCTGCGTACCAGGTACGGGCTTTGTTATGTGTTGTTAAGCACACATTACTAAGTAGTCCTGTAAAATATATGGAGATATTCGCTTGTCAGGCTTGGCTTGGTTTGAATGTCATTTCGTTGCAGGTACTCCATTCTGGCATTCCAGTTACCCTTGTGCCACTGGATGCAACAAATACTATTCCCACAGACAAGAATTTCTTTGAGTCGATTGAGCGGAATCAGCATACATATGAGGCACAATATGTGCTCCAATCATTAAGAATGGTTCGCGGTGTTTGGGCTGATGATCAGTTTTATGTGGTAATTTCCTTGAGCATTTTCATTGTCCTGTTCTACTTGTATTCGGTGGCATGAACGGTATCCAATTCTAGCATAATCTATCTTTTGAAATTATTAGTCACATTTTTTGCAGAGCTATGGCATGTGGGATGCATTTACATCTGGCGTGGCAGCATCAATTATGCGCAACTTGAGTGCCAATGGAGAGAATGAATTTTCTGAGATGGAATTTATGAACATAACTGTAGTTACTTCAAATGAACCATATGGCATATCTGACGGCTCAAATCCATTTTTTTCTGGCAGTGCAACTCCAAAGTTTAATTTACAGAAAAATGGTGTACATAGTGGTCATGTTCAAACGGGACTACATGATCCTTTTTGTATTCGCAAGAATGAGAAAGGAAAATGTCAGGTAGCTTCATTTCCACAATTTCATGCTAGAAGCTGTAACAATCATCCGGAAACGGTGAGTATCCATGTCAAGGTACTTCCTAACCAGATAGAAAATGGTACAAACAGGATGGCTATACCAAGGAGGTCAGCGGTCCGGATGGAGTTCATGTTCTGGTTGCTACAAAAGCAAAACCGAATCAGCATAATAATGTTAGCTTGCTTGACAGAGAATTCTTCGTAAGCTTTCTGGATGTAAGTGAACATTGTGTTTTCTGGTACTAGTTTTTCCGCTTAATCTCAGTTTACTTAAATTACTTCTTTATACAGATTCTCAACCTCCCTCAGCATACAGGGAGATTTAGCTTTACTACGGAATTTCCTTACTACAAGGAAGTTGTTTATAAATCCGATTTCGCAAAGAAAAAGTTGGGAAAACCTGTTGTTTTCGACATGGATATGAGTGCTGGAGACTTCCTCTCCTTAATCTATCTGTTGAAAGTACCAGTGGAAGTGCTCAACTTGAAGGTATTGAGTTTCACTTTCTTAGCACCTTCatgaatttatctaataagactGTTAAATTCAATGTGCATCCAATTACTTTCCAGGCAATATTAGCAAGTGGAACTGGATGGGCAAATGTTGCTACAATAGATATCATCTATGACATTCTACATATGATGGGACGGGATGACATTCCAGTTGGCCTTGGAGCTGTATTTTCCTTAGGACAGTCAAACCCATCTTTCTCCATTGTTGGAGATTGCAAATATGTCAAGGCTATCCCACATGGTAGTGGTGGCCTTTTGGACTCTGATACTCTTTACGGTTTATCTCGCGATCTGCCAAGAAGTCCTAGAAGGTATATAATCCATGGCTTACTCATAACTAGAGGTTCACTaatctttcttcctttttaattccTCTGGATTATACTGCAGGTATACTGCAGAAAATTCAGTGAAACATGGTGCACCTAGAGATACTGACCACCCTGAACTGAGACAACCATTAGCACTAGAAGTTTGGCAATCCATTTTAAAATCAGTGGATCCAGCATCTAAGATCACGATATTGACCAATGGACCGCTGACTAATTTAGCGCAGATTATTCTTTCTGAAAAAAAGAATTTGAATTCAGTAATTGAGGTTAGTTTAAGATCCTGCAACAACTTTCTTTGGCTTAGTTGTGAGTTCTATAGTGAAAGTTGATGCTTCTACAAAGAACATTGCTGTTTGTTGGCTTTGATTTCTGTTGCAGAATGTGTATGTTGTTGGAGGCCACTTCAGCTATGGCAGAGAGGACATAGGAAACCTCTTCTCTGTTCCTTCGAACAAATACGCAGAATTTAACATGTTTCTTGATCCTACAGCTGCAAAAACCGTTCTAGAGTCGGAACTAGATATAACCATAATTCCTCTAGATGTTCAGCGCCAAGTTTGTTCGTTTCCTGAGATTCTCAAAAGGTTGAAGCTCACGAAAAATACGCCTGAAGCGGTGTTTACACATCGTTTGCTATCCAGGTTATGCCGTTTACAAAGAAAGCATCATAGATACCATCACATGGTAAAGTAAAACTTGAAAAATACTACTCATAGCTTCGGATGGCTGGAATTTTGTGGTTGTTTTAAGAATACTTCCTTTCTGCAACAGGGTACATTCTTGGGAGAAATACTTGGTGCAGTGTTCTTGGCTGGTGATCAACATTTGAACTCAACTTGTGTAGTTAAGCCGGTCAAAGTCTTGGCAACCGGTGATTTGTCAAAAGATGGACAAATTATCATTGATGAGAAACATGGGAAACCAGTGAAGATAGTAGAAAGTGTggacaatcaaaaatattatgcTGCATTTGCCAATCTCTTAGGTGAGAAAATGCAATCTGCTGTGATTGGAAGCTTTGATGAACAGAAGAAAATGTGGAGCACACCAACATGCCAGTCACTGATCAGTGACTCTTGAATCTCTGCACGTTAGCCCCCTAAACAATCTATATTGCCTATATATTGTTTACGATACTATTGTGTTAAATGTAAGAGTAATTGAAACAGTGCCTACCCGATAATGTAGTGGGTAACTGTCACACCTTGAACCACAAGTATGAATGGACTGACTAGAACCGTATATTGGTTGCAAAACTGCTGTAGCTATTGTTTATTTTCGAGCAGCCACGGATGGAGAAAGCAACTGATATAGTTGAAAGGGGTTGTCACTTTACTGACTCAGATCTTGCAGAAACCTGTTGATTATTTTTCTGTAAGAATCTTCTAAGCACACACCTAAGAACCAACATTTAGAGTGCTTGTCTCACTTTTTGAAACAATCCGAATTTTGAACCTTGTCCTTTGATTTACTTAATTTTTAAAGTTATTTTCTTTTTACACAGTACATTTTAGGACTAATTCTTATGAATGTCAAATTCAAGTTTAATAAATTTTCCATACATTAAAAGAAGTcaaaaatgaagaaatcatttTGTATACAGAATTTCAAAATGACGGCCAGAAGCAAGGAAATGAACCTTTCTAAGATGCCTTATTTAGTTCAGTTTTGAAATGGGGAATTTTACTGGATGGCGCAGTTTGTCATGGCAGCATTGTTGGCATTTCCTCAAATTACAAATTACAACACAAGACATAGCCTTGGAAGACACGTCTCGTACTGTTTCCCCTGAGGTTAGAGCACCTCCAGCGGGTGGGCAAATGAGAAAATTTGCTCATTCCCACCGCATCGTGGAGCAAGCAAACGGTTAAAATAGATGAGCAAAGGCTAGGAAAAGCTAAGTCTCCGCTCTGGTTGCGATGACCATCGTCTCAAGTTGAGCCTCTAATGGCTAATTTCATCCAATTGCTCTAACTTCATTCCCTATAAATTCAACTCTAAAATCTAAAATCGCAACTTTTACCCCTAAAAATTCTTATAATCTCATAACTTTAATCTctaaatcagaagaaaaaaaattctaaaaaaaatgattggttcatcacaaacacaaaatacttcacaaaaaaaaaatcattactaAAAATTAGCGATCCAAAGTATAGCATGGATGAAAATAAAAGCTATTTACAGAGGTTATGTAGCATTTACGCTTGATGATATCAATGATGCTCAACAACATAATACACTTTGAGGAATATTCATAAGCATTTTAGTCGGGAAACTACGAATATTCATAAGCATTTTGTTAGGAAACTGGGAATATTCAAAAACGTGATGCTACTGGGTTGTCAGTTCGTTTTAATACATTCAACAAAGAAATGAACAGTTGGATAGCTTTGATGGTGCCAATGAATTGTCAAAGAAATAACGGTAATACAAAATCGATGTGGTAAGTCGCATTTCAAATTGTTTAATTGTTTTTTAAAACATGTTGTGTTTGTTATAATAACTAATTTATAAATATTCAAACTGCAGGAAGGAAAAATTCGAGAGGAATGGCAAAGAACAAGAACTTCGAGTTTGAAGCACGAATTGCCTATTTCTATATCTTCAGAAAGCTGAACCGATATAACCCTGACTTGTTGAGTGGATATCAAGTACCAAAATAATCACCTCATGAAACTACTCTTCACAAAtataggatcaagaagaagataattcttattatgataatcttatcaattctggttacacagctcatgaatatatagagcccaatattatgataaagcaaagatcctatatactaggaaacaatatattatccttaaataaggatatatattaacactccccctcaagttggtgcataTATATCACACGTTCCCAACTTGTCCAGAAAACTCAACTATTTTTTCCATGACACTCCATGTGTGAGAATATCTGCAAGTTGTTCTTCAGATCGAACCGGTGGCAGCTCAATAATGTTGTTGTCCAGCTTCTCTTTGATGAAGAACCTGTCAACCTCCACATGTTTAGTACGATCATGTTGAACAGGATTATGAGAAATATCACTCGCAGCTTTGTTATCACAATACAAAGTAATAGGATCCTTGAGAGGAACCCCCAAATCCTTAAGGAGAAGCCCCAAACACAAAGTTCCACAAATGCCATCTGCCATACCAATGAATTCAGCCTCTGCGATTGATCGtgtaacaatattttgtttcttacttctccaagtAACTAAGTTACCTCCCACAAAGTTAAAGTAGCCTGCAGTAGAACGTCTGCCATCTATTTCTCCTGCATAGTCAGAATCTGTATATGCCACAACCTTTCTATAATCTTCAGAGAATAAAATTCCTTTTCCAGGAGCAgacttcaaatacctcaaaatacgTAATACTGCATCCATGTGTTGTTCACCTGGATTGTGCATGAATTGACTAACAACACTGAGTGCATAAGCAAGATCTGGCCTTGTGTGAGATAGATACATCAATCTCCCCACAAGTCTTTGATATCTCCTTTTATCAGCAGGAACTTGATCAGGTTCAATACACAGATTTACCTTTTCTTCTAAAGGTGTATGGATTGGCTGACATGCTTACATGCCCACTTCTtttagaagatcaagaacatatttcCTTTGTGATAAGAAAATTCCTTCACTGGATCGAGAAACTTCAATCCCAAGGAAATATTTCAGtgaaccaagatctttcatttgaaattcctttgataagtatctttgcaaagatttcctctcctctggatcatttcctgtcaccaccatatcaTTTACATATATGATAAGAGCAGTAATTTTATGCTTCCTTTTCTTTATGAACAAAGTATGATCAGAATTACTCTGACGATATCCAAAGTTCCTCATAGATTTGGTGAATCTGCCAAACCAGGCCCTTGGAGATTTTTTTAGTCCATACAATGACTTGTTTAGCTTACATACCTTCTTACCATGAGATCCTGGAACTGAAATACCAGGTGGGAGCTCCATGTAAACTTCTTCAGTTAATTCACCATGCAAGAAGGCATTATTTACATTAAACTGTTGCAAAGGCCAATCCAAGTTTGCAGTAAGCGATAACAATACTCGTACTATGTTGATTTTCGCTACTGGAGCAAAAGTTTCTGTATAGTCGATACCATAAGTTTGGTTGTACCCTTTAGTAAATAATCTTGCTTTATAACGTTCAATCTCACCATTTGCCTTGTATTTAATGGTGAAAATCCAACGACACCCCACAATCTTTCTTCCTTCTGGACAATCAACATAATCCCAAGTATCATTCTGAAAAAGGGACCTCATTTCTTCTTCTATAGATGCTCTCCATTTTGGACCAGCTAATGCTTCCTGCACATTGTTAGAAATAAAAACAGTAGATACTTGATTCACGAATGCCTTATTAGCTTTAGACAAACGATGGTGAGAGACATAATGACTCATAGGGTACTTAACCTTATTAGAGATTTCAGGTTCATATCTGGGTTTAGGAATACCTCTGTTTACACGTTGTCTCCTAGATTATTCAAGAACATCCGTAACAGACGATTGGTTTGGTGTTTAATCTTCTTGAGGTAACGTAGACTCTGGAATCTCTTCTATCATAACCTCATTTTGAATCTCTATATCACGATCTAATACTGTACTTTCTGTTTCTTCTCGTGAAGAACTTTCATCAACAGATTCTCTTACCATATCATCAGAGTTGACAATAACATATACATCAGTTTCCGATATCTCTTCATCATAGTTAAGAGTCTGAATTTCCTAATGGTACTCCCCCTGAAGTTCATACTCACATGAAAAATACATAGTATcttcatgaaatacaacatcCAAATTAACAAACAGTCTTTTGGTTGGAGGATGATAGCAACGGTATCCCTTTTTAGTTGTTGCATATCCCACAAATACACACTTCAGAGCTCTAGGAGCCAACTTATCACGTTGGTTCATGTGCAGATGAACATAAGCTACACAACCAAACACATGAGGCGGTAGATTAGGAACAGTTGGAGCCACAACTGCTTCAGCAAGAGCTTGATGGGGTGTTTGAAACACAATGGTACTGGATGGCGCTCGATTGATAAGATATGCTGCAGAAGTAAGTGCCTCTCCCCAATACATCAGTAGCATATGTTCTTCTATCAATGAAGCAAGGACCACTTCCAGTAAGTGACGATTATTTCTCTCTTCTACTCCATTCTGCTGAGGCGTATTAGAGCAAGTAGTTTGATGAATAATCCCGTGTCcctcaaaataatgttgaaggtcggaatccatatattcaccaccattatcactaCGAAGTACTTGAATCTGTTTGTTGTACTGAGTGTTAATCATCTTATGTAACTTTGAAACAAGGCGGTAACTtcacttttgtttttcatgagaCATACCCACGTCATTCTagtgcaatcatcaataaaacTAACAAACCATCTTGAACCACCCAAGGTAGTAGTTTTAGATGGCCCCCAAACATAAGAGTGTATGATCATAAAAGGAACTGGACTCTTATTGAATGATAATGGAAAAGAAGCACGATGGCTTTTTGCAAGTTCACATACTTCACAATGAAAACTAGAAATATCAAGTTTTGCAAGCAAActaggaaatattttttttaaataaccaaacgacGCATGTCCCAATCGTCGATGCCATAAattgtttttgatatttttgtctCTCCCCCTCAGAACCATCAGCAAGAAGAGTTTGACGCAGCTTATCCGAACTACTTGACACCAAATCCAGATAATACAACTTCCCACGCTTAACACCATAACCAATCGTTTGCTTCGTTGTgatgtccttaaaaacacaacagTCAGGCCAAAATATCACTACACAATGTAAAGTATTAGTTATTAAGGAAACTGATAGTAGATTACAGCCTAATGTAGGAACTACTAAGACAAAATCTAAGTTTAAAGTttcagtgagagatattgaccctTCACCAGTAATTGGATCTTGTGAGCCATTTGCAGTAGAGACTGTTTTTTGTAAGGATGGTTTAAGGGGAGAGATTTTTTTAGAATCACATGTCATATGGTCTGTGGCACCGGAATCAACTATCCATGAATATTCGAAACAAGTGAAGAAACATTTAAAAACTTACCATCGTTACTTGTCCTTGCTACTGATGCAGATATTACCATGGAATCCTTTCATTTCTTTGTTGAAGCCATTGGAgcaccaaaatttttctttgtcTCCTTCTTCCTCTCCAGATGTTGATCCCACCAATCTGGATATCCAACCAACTCGAAACACATGTCAAATGTATGTCCAGATTGATTACAGTGTGTACACTTAAATGATGACTTGTCCACCTCAGTATTTGAGTATCTCTGAAAAGACCCTTTTTGATTGTACCGGTTTCGAGTTGCCATAGCAGCAGGTTCAACTTCTTCCGATTCTTTTGCCATCGTTGTACGTCGAACAGATTCACGACGAACGAGTGCATAACATGATTCCAATTCAGGAATAGGATCCTTTCTCAAGATTTCACCACGGATCTGTTCAAAACTTTCATCTAATCCAGCAAGGAATATATGCGCCCTTAGGCGCTGAATTGATTTTCGATAGGCTTCAATATCATTAGAATTCTCCATAACCACCTTGTCACGATGATCCAGCTCTCCAAATATATCAGTTAGTTCTCCATAATAAATTGAGAGTGCTCTGCCATTTTGTTTTGCCGAAAACGCTCGTCGATTTAGAGTAAATACCTGcatctcatcatctccatcataaaaggCTTTAGATAATGCATCCCAAATCTCTCTAGCAGTAGGTAACCAAATATATCTCTTCATGATTTCAGGTGACATagacatcaacaaccatctcttgACTTTTTGATTATCTGTGTGCTACttctcatatcttggatcttccttggTAGGTTTTCTTGTCCTTCCCATAATAAaggaggttttttctttttcaacaatATGCATCTCCATGATTTGTGACCCCAAATCATAGTTTGTTTCATCAAGAACAATCCCAGGCTTGAATACTGCACCTTCAGATTGAACGATAATAGGAGCAAATTTGTTTTCCATCTgccatttttgttttgatttattttggcaTAATtatgaatcactacccatgattcAAGAATCCTAGCTCATAGATACCATCTTCACAAAtataggatcaagaagaagataattcttattatgataatcttatcaattctggttacacaactcatgaatatatagagcccaatattatgataaagcaaagatcttatatactaggaaacaatatattatccttaaataaggaaatatattaaCAACTACAAATGCTTCTCAAGGGTCTCCTTTTTCTTCACCAAAAACAAACTGAAACCATCAATCTAATATTGGCGGACCCCATATGGTAATTCTAATCTTGATGTTAATAGAAATGGAGAAAGATATGATGGACCAGGTGTCCTCTCCAGAAAAAGAAAGCAACTTAATGTTCCGCCATCATAAACTTCAGAATTCTACactaaagaattttttgaaaaacaaaaaaggaCCGATATTATTAAAATAGTCGCGCATAAGAAAATGGTTGGAGGAATGAACAAATGACGTTAGGCGGATGAACAAATTCTGTTTAATGCGCATATGAAAGGAATCCTAGGAATGGACACGTCAAGGATGAATGTTGCGCACCTACGAGTCTAGAAAGATAGATTTGATGAAATTCAAGCAAAGAAGGCACGACTATGCCCAACAACAGTTGACATCGATTCTAATGAAGAGGACGATACTTAAATGAGGATAACAATTATGGCACTACACTTGTTTAGTTATTGGCTTTAAATTCGGATGTAATAGTTATATTTAAATTCAATATAATCCTTATTTGAAATTTAACGTAATTGTTAGTTTCAATACAATGTAATCCTTAGTTCCAATGTTTGTTTAATTTTGGTTATGCAAATCCAGTAGCACAAACCAAATTAGTTTGAAACTAATAACTATAAAGTAACAACAACTAAATCTTATAAGGTTTCTTCTTCCGAGTTCACCCAATTTTTCCAGTGAGATCCATCCTTAATCTTAGATATAAATCTCTGTTTTAAATTCTCTTTTAtatcactctatatatactctctTGCAGGCACTCTATGAATGGGTTGAACTTCTTTTCTCAAATATTTATATGCGTAACTTTTCCAACCGGTATCCCATAGTGTTTCCTCGAATACCATATTATGCAAAATGATGCACGTGATCGCATaaccttattcatttttattGGTAAAAAGGAATGATATGGTCCACAAAATATATGTAACTTTCTCTTTAATATTCCAAATGATCGTTTAACATCCTTCCTACACTCCATTTGATTTTTATAAATACCTTCTATCACGGTTCTCCTCGTGTTCGGGTATCTCAGTGTAAgcttgaactaaagttgaccacACTGGATAAATTATGTCCGCTAAAATATACCCCATTTTATTGTTAATGTCGTTGACGGTAAAATGTTCAGTTTGAGGAGTTCCATAATTCAGTTTTTCAAACAAAGGCGATTTATGCAAAATATTGATGTCTTAATTAAAACCCGGGAGGTCAAAAAAATCagtgccatatccaacaattaTGATAAGTTGTTGCTTCCAGAACAACTGTAGCGCCCCACAAGCtaacaactgactaatccaagagattaactatgtGATGAGGCACTAAGGGCCTGAATCATCTATTTAAGAATTAGTTAAAAAGTTCTAAACAAAGATAAACccaaatctaaaccctctctgaaatatatataagaattcctctcagatgatacatatataatagtaaTTTGGTTTGCAATTAGAATATAAATACAAATAAGCATAGCATAAGATAACCAACTAACTATCACGATGCCTCGAAGCTTCCAATATTTGAGCATCATCGCCACGTGCACAACTtgttctgtctctgaaaactgaaagtg
This DNA window, taken from Papaver somniferum cultivar HN1 chromosome 3, ASM357369v1, whole genome shotgun sequence, encodes the following:
- the LOC113355288 gene encoding uncharacterized protein LOC113355288; amino-acid sequence: MSGTERAASSIWSLLLVVVLLVQISSIEGAKKPPRILVDTDVVADDVFALLYLLKFNRSQIDLKAITISANMWTDAGHAVNHVYDLLYMMDRDDIVVGVGGEGGILPNGTILPDVGGYLPIIEQGTSTFGGCRYRQAVPRGRLFTDTNYGIRRSFLPQGFRRYSPLRQPTTQQVMIDTISKGPTTVFIIGALTNLAIFLMGNPQLKKNIEHIYVMGGGVRSKSPIGCCPKDGNTSCTPAIQCGVPGNIFSGYSSNPYAEFNIFADPFAAYQVLHSGIPVTLVPLDATNTIPTDKNFFESIERNQHTYEAQYVLQSLRMVRGVWADDQFYVSYGMWDAFTSGVAASIMRNLSANGENEFSEMEFMNITVVTSNEPYGISDGSNPFFSGSATPKFNLQKNGVHSGHVQTGLHDPFCIRKNEKGKCQDGYTKEVSGPDGVHVLVATKAKPNQHNNVSLLDREFFVSFLDILNLPQHTGRFSFTTEFPYYKEVVYKSDFAKKKLGKPVVFDMDMSAGDFLSLIYLLKVPVEVLNLKAILASGTGWANVATIDIIYDILHMMGRDDIPVGLGAVFSLGQSNPSFSIVGDCKYVKAIPHGSGGLLDSDTLYGLSRDLPRSPRRYTAENSVKHGAPRDTDHPELRQPLALEVWQSILKSVDPASKITILTNGPLTNLAQIILSEKKNLNSVIENVYVVGGHFSYGREDIGNLFSVPSNKYAEFNMFLDPTAAKTVLESELDITIIPLDVQRQVCSFPEILKRLKLTKNTPEAVFTHRLLSRLCRLQRKHHRYHHMGTFLGEILGAVFLAGDQHLNSTCVVKPVKVLATGDLSKDGQIIIDEKHGKPVKIVESVDNQKYYAAFANLLGEKMQSAVIGSFDEQKKMWSTPTCQSLISDS